One stretch of Dokdonia sp. Hel_I_53 DNA includes these proteins:
- a CDS encoding alkene reductase, with amino-acid sequence MKHTELLSPLNSERISLKNKMVMAPLTRSRSTQEHIPTDIMAKYYGERATAGLIITEGTAPSPNGVGYPRIPGIYNDHQVEAWKAVTNSVHKNDARIFMQLMHTGRVSHPDNMPEGSIIFAPSAIKPESTKMYVDGKGELEIPEPTAMSISDIETVIKEYVTAAKNAIEAGFNGVEVHSANGYLLDQFLNPKTNKRTDNYGGSVENRCRLTLEVTQHVANAIGVDKVGIRISPNGAMNDIGPFEGQEETFSYLTSKINNIGILYMHLVDHEAMGAPALPTDIRKNIRDTFNGLLILSGGYDAKSGNQDLMDNKGDLIAYGRDFLANPDLPQRFEKEAPLNEPDQETFYSPGPKGYIDYPTLTESTELA; translated from the coding sequence ATGAAACATACAGAATTATTATCTCCACTAAATAGTGAACGCATCTCCCTTAAAAATAAAATGGTAATGGCGCCGCTTACGCGATCGAGATCAACACAAGAGCATATCCCAACGGATATCATGGCAAAATATTACGGAGAAAGAGCCACCGCTGGACTCATAATAACAGAAGGAACTGCTCCCTCTCCTAATGGTGTAGGTTATCCGCGTATTCCTGGAATTTATAATGATCATCAAGTAGAAGCTTGGAAAGCAGTTACAAATTCTGTGCATAAAAATGATGCAAGAATATTTATGCAATTAATGCATACAGGAAGAGTTTCTCACCCTGATAATATGCCAGAAGGATCCATCATATTCGCACCATCTGCTATAAAACCAGAGAGCACAAAAATGTATGTAGATGGTAAAGGAGAATTAGAAATTCCTGAGCCTACAGCCATGAGTATTTCAGATATTGAAACTGTTATAAAAGAATATGTAACCGCAGCAAAAAACGCAATAGAAGCAGGTTTTAATGGGGTAGAAGTACATAGTGCAAATGGATATTTGCTAGATCAATTTCTTAACCCTAAAACTAATAAACGTACTGATAACTATGGAGGGTCAGTAGAAAACAGATGTAGATTAACACTGGAGGTAACACAACATGTTGCAAACGCAATAGGCGTAGATAAGGTAGGTATACGAATTTCACCTAATGGTGCTATGAATGATATTGGTCCTTTTGAGGGGCAAGAAGAAACATTTTCATACTTAACTTCAAAAATTAATAACATAGGTATTTTATATATGCATCTTGTTGATCATGAAGCAATGGGAGCTCCAGCTTTACCAACAGATATTCGTAAGAATATACGTGACACCTTTAATGGTTTATTGATTTTAAGTGGAGGGTATGATGCTAAAAGCGGTAATCAAGACCTTATGGATAACAAGGGGGATCTTATCGCATACGGTAGAGATTTTCTAGCAAACCCAGACTTGCCTCAACGCTTTGAAAAAGAGGCACCTCTAAATGAACCAGATCAAGAAACCTTTTATAGCCCTGGACCAAAGGGATATATTGATTATCCTACGTTAACGGAATCTACAGAATTAGCTTAA